In the genome of Methylomagnum ishizawai, the window ATCGCAGGCCGCACCGGCCTCACCGCGCTGGTCAAACCGTGCAACACCTCCGAATGGCCCACGAACAGATAGCCGCCAGGCCGCAAGCGCTCGATCACCCGTTGCAAGACCTGCCGCTTGGTGGGCGCGTCGAAATAAATCATCACATTGCGCAGGAAGATCAGATCGAAGCTGCCCAGTTCCGGCAAAGGCTCGTTCAGGTTGATGTGCAGGAAACGGACCCGCTCGCGCAACTGGGGCGCGAGCGAGAGCGTGCCTTGGCAGGAGCCGATGCCCTTGCGGCAATGTTCCAGCAGCAAGGGGAAGGGGATGTTTTCGCCGCGGCTCAGGGGATAAATCCCGCGTTTGGCGATGTTCAGCACCTTGGTGCTGATGTCCGAGGCCAGCACTTCCCAATAGGTGTCGGGATAGCGCTCGGCCAGGGTCATGGCGATGCTATAGGGTTCCTCGCCCGAGGAACAGGCGGCGCTCCAGATGCGCGGCGGGGTGGTGCGGGCGCTCCCGGCCAGGAGGTGGTCGCGCAGGAAGGCGAAATGCTCGGGTTCGCGGAAGAACCAGGTTTCATTGGTGCATAGCAGATCGATGGCCGCCTGCATTTCATCGCAACCCGTTTCCAAGAGGTCGAGATAATCCTTGTAACCGCTCAGGTTCAAGGTCCGCAGGCGGTTGGCCAGCCGTCCCGTGACCAGATATTTCCGGGCCGGGGATAAATCGAGTCCCATCCGGTGGCGCATCAAGCGGCCGAGGCTGGCGAATTCCTGATCGTCGATCTCGTCGTAAGCGTATGCGGTGTTCGCTGGATTCATGGCGCGGTCCTCCCATCAAAACCGGATATATTCGCGTTCGTTGACCGGGCTTTCCGCCGCGTGCCCGCGGGGCTTGGTTTTTGGGGGCGGCCCGGCGCGGGGCACCAAGCGGTCCATGGCCATTCCGGTATCGTTCCCGACCCGGAAGAAACCCATGAGCCGGCCCAGCTGCTCGGCTTGGTTGCTCATGTCCTGGGCGGTGGAGGCCAATTCCTCGCCGGAAGAGGCGTTTTGCTGGGTCACTTTGCGCAACTGGTTCATCGCCAGATTGATTTGCTCCACCCCGCTGGATTGTTCGCGGGAAGCCGCCGCGATTTCCTGCACCAGATCGGAAGTCTTGCCGATGGCGGGCACCATCCGCGCCAGCAGGCGTCCGGCCAGTTCGGCCCGCTCCACGCTGTCGGTGGCGAGCTGGCTGATTTCCAGGGCGGCGACCTGGCTGCGCTCGGCCAGCTTGCGGACTTCCGCCGCCACCACCGCGAAGCCCTTGCCGTGTTCTCCGGCGCGGGCGGCTTCGATGGCGGCGTTCAAGGCCAGGAGGTTGGTTTGGTAGGCGATGTCGTCGACGATGCCGATTTTGGAGGCGATCAGTTTCATGGCCTGCACCGTCAGCAGCACCGCGTCGCCGCCTTCGCTGGCTTCCTTGGCCGATTCGTTGGCGATGTTCTCGGTGGCATGGGCGTTGTCGGCGTTCTGGCGGATCGACACCGCCATCTGCTCGACCGAAGCGCCGGTTTCCTCGACGCTGGCGGATTGCTCGGTGGTGGCTTGGCTGAAGGCTTGGGCGGTGGCGTTGACTTGTTCGGTGGCGCTGACCAGGGCGTCGGAGGCCTGGCGCACTTCGGCGATGATCCCCGACAGCTTATCCACGGTGTTGTTGACCGAGTCCCGCAGTTGGCGCAGCTTGCCTTGGTAGGTTTCGTCGATCTTTTCGGTCAAGTCGCCGCGCTCGATCAAGGTCAACAGCCGCATGACCTCGTTCACCGGCCCGATCACCGAATCCAGGGTTTGGTTCACCCCCTCGACGATGCGGCGATAACCACCCTGGTGCTTGGCGGCGTCGGCGCGGGTTTCCAAGCGGCCTTCCAGCGCCGCCTTGGACAGCATGTCGGCGTCGGCGATCAAGGCGTTGACGTTGTCGATGGCGAGGTTGAGGTTGTGCTTGAGGACGTTGAAATCGCCCTGGTAGTTGTCGGCGATCTTGGGCGGGATATCGCCCTTGGCGATGCGGTCCACATAGTTTGCTGCAACGTTCAGGGGACCGATGACGGCGTCCAGGGTCTGGTTGATGCCTTCCACCATGTCCTTGAAGCTGTGCTTGAACTTGGCGGCGTCGGCGCGGGCGGCGAGCTTGCCCTGCAAGGCCGCTTCCACCAGCCGCATGATCTCGGCCTGCATGGCTTGTAGGTTGGCTTTCACCCCGTCGATGGCGGCGGTGATCTGGCCCTTCTTGCCGGGCAGGCGGTCCATGTCCTGGGAGAAATCGCCCTCGGCGTATTGCTTGACGACCTCCACCACCCGCATCTTCACCGCGATGTGCGAGGCCACCAGTTCGTTGATGCTTCCGGCGATGCGGGCGTACACGCCGTTGAACCGTTCGGCGGGGATGGCGTAGTCGATGGCCCCGGCGGCATGTTCGTCCCAGATTTTCCGCTGCGCGGTCTCGAAATCGTTGAGCGTGCCGACCAGGGTGTTGAGGTTGTGCTTGAGGACGTTGAAGTCGCCCTGGTAGTTGTCGGCGATCTTGGGCGGGATATCGCCCTTGGCGATGCGGTCCACATAGTCCGCCGCGACATTCAGGGGACCGATGACGGCGTCCAGGGTCTGGTTGATGCCTTCCACCATGTCCTTGAAGCTGTGCTTGAACTTGGCGGCGTCGGCGCGGGCGGCGAGCTTGCCCTGCAAGGCTGCTTCCACCAGCCGCATGATCTCGGCCTGCATGGCTTGCAGGTTGGCTTTCACCCCGTCGATGGCGGCGGTGATCTGGCCCTTCTTGCCGGGCAGGCGGTCCATGTCCTGGGAAAAATCGCCCTCGGCGTATTGCTTGACGACCTCCACCACCCGCATCTTCACCGCGATGTGCGAGGCCACCAATTCGTTGATGCTCCCGGCGATGCGGGCGTACACGCCGTTGAACCGTTCGGCGGGGATGATGTAGTCGATGGCTCCCGCCTTGTGTTCGTCCCAAATCTTGCGCTGTGCCGCCTCGAAGTCGTTGAGGGTGCCGATCAAGGTATTGAGGTTGTGCTTGATGGTGTCGAAATCGCCCTGGTAGGGGTCGGCGATGGCGGGCGGGATATCGCCCTGGGCGATGCGCTGGATATAGCTGGCGGCCACATGCAGCGGCCCGACCACGGCGTCCAGCACCCGGTTGATGTTCTCGCCGAATTGTTTGAAGCCGCCGCCGACCCGCTCGATATCCACCCTTTGGGCCAGGTTCCCGGCCACGGCTTGTTCCACCAGGCGCTCGATCTCGGCCTGACCCCGGACCTGGTCGGTGATATTGTCCCATTGCACCGCGAACCCGTTGGGACGGCCATCCTTGTGGACCAAGGGAAAGGTGGTCAACCGGAAGGTATGGTCGGCCAGTTGCATGGTGGTCGAGAGCGAGCGGTTGCGCGGATCGGACAGCAATTGGCGCTGATGCCGCGGGTGTTGGTGGAAGGTGTCGATGGAGAGTCCGACCAAGCGGCGTGGATCGACGCCGGGGAACAGCTTCTCGAAGGCTTCGAGGTTGTCCTCGAAAATCCGCAGCACCGCCGGGTTGGCGTAGGTGATGTTGAAATGCTCGTCGCAGGTCATGATGGCGTATTCGGTGCCGGCCAGGATTTGCCGCATGATTTCGCCGATGCGCTCGGTTTCGAGATGGTCGGTCGCGTACCAGAATTCGATGGCGTAGCCCGTGATCTTGCCGGGGCGGGTCGCGAGCGGAATGGCGGTGATGTGGAAGCGTTGTTTGCCCACGGCGACGAAGCCACTGAGGCCGGATTCGCTGTCCCGCAGGCGCTTGGGCAGGGCGGGATCGATGCCGGGCCAGCGGTCGATCCGGCTGCCCGGCAGGGTGTCGGGGCTGAAATCCGGGTTCAGCGCGCGGATATCTTCGGCATAACGCCCGAGCAGCGCCTTGGCGGCGGTGTTGACGTCGGCCACGGCGAATTCCGCGTCCAGGATCACCATCGCGGTGTGGGTGTGGTGCATGGCGAGTCGAAGGCGCCCGCCTTCGCCGTTCCAGAGACCGTTCAACAACCAAAAAGTCATAACAACCTCCTGTGGATAAAATGCCGCCCCGGCGGCTATGGATCAGTGGATGAAGCCTTGTTCCTAAAGTGGGTGGTCGGATCGGCCCTGCCCGCCGGGCAGGCTTTACGCCATGGGTTTCGGGCATGGGGGGCCGGGTGTGGTGGTCGGCGATGGCGCGGCGGACCGGGGGTCTGGCGTGGTCCGCTCGCCGCGAATCCGGTATCGGAACCCATCGTCGGCCTCGCCGCCGAACGGTTGGCGGAGTAGGTCGGTGCCAGGGCCATGGCGGCCGGCCCGGCCCGGTGTGAAAGAGAACCTCAGAAATACGTTTGAGACGGTAAATCCCTTGACTGTGACGATTTCGATACGCAAATCGTAGCGTCTCCTAAAGCTAGATCAGTTTGACATAAATTCCATGGTGAATATTACCCATTTTAGGGGCAGATTTAGGCGCGAAGCTTGCTTCGGGTGCTGATTTTTAGGGATATGAGAGTGCAGAGAAAGCTTGGGGCGGGTTTCGTGCCTAGATGACGCGATAGATTCGGTTCATATCACCCATAATGGGTTTTGTGGCGCGGTGGACTGGGGGGTTTCTTTAGGAGAAATCCTCAGTTTCATTCCCATCCTGGAGGCCGACGACCGCAGGCCGGGGTGTGGTGGGTGCCCGGCGGTTGAGCGGGCTTGCGGATTCCGCCGGGGACGCTGCGGAAATCGGCGATGGTTCACTGATTGGCACGGCGGGGAGTTGCTACGCTTTCCATCCGGTTTCGCCAGAACGTCCAATTCCAGGAACATCCCCATGCCAAGCTTCTACCCCTCCCATCGCCTACGGTCCTTGTCCATCGCCCTGATCCTCGCCGTCCAGGCCGGGGGGGCCGAGGCGGGCCGGACCGGCGGTTTCGCCGTCAACATCCCCAAGAACCGCGAGGATGCCCGCAATTTCTACAACGCCGTGTACGCTGCCTCCGAGGGCGTCGCCATGGGCTGGACCGGCCAGCTGGCGGGCTGCAAGCCGGGCAAGGTGTCCACCGACTACCTCAAAGCCGGGCTGACCCGCGTCAATTATTTCCGGGCCATGGCCGGGGTGCCCGCCGCCGTCACCTTCCTGGCCGATTACAACGCCAAGGCCCAGCAAGCGGCCCTGATGATGCTGGCGAACCAGACGCTCAACCATTACCCGCCCGCGAGTTGGACCTGCTATACGGTGGATGGCGCCACGGCGGCGGGGAGTTCCAATCTGGCGGCGGGCAATGCCGGAGCCGCTTCGATAGATATGTACATGAACGACGCCGGCACGGCCTCGCTCGGCCACCGGCGTTGGGTGTTCTATCCGCAGACCAAGAACATGGGCCAGGGCAGCGTGGCCGATGCGTCGAAGCCCGCCTATAAACAAGCCTCGGCGCTCTGGGTGTTCGACGGCCACGGCGGCGACGCCCGGCCCACCACCCGCGATGGTTTCGTGGCCTGGCCACCCAAGGGCTATGTGCCCTACGGCCTGATCTATCCCGATTGGTCGATTTCCTATCCCAAGGCCGATTTCAGCCAAGCCGGGGTGGCGGTGAGCCGGGGTGGGACCGCCATTCCCGTCACGGTCTCCCATCCCGGCAATGGCTATGGCGAAAACACCCTGTCCTTCCGGCTTGGCACCGCCATCGTCCCGACCGCCGCCGACCAGGTGTTCCGGGTGTCGGTGACGAATGTGCTGGTCGGCGGCGTGGCTCAGAGTTTCGTCTACGATGTCAAGGCGTTCGACCCCCAGGTCAAGACCGCCGCCAGCGTGACGCCGGTCCTCAGCGGCAACGCCCAGCCCGCGCTCAACCAGGCGGAAACCTATGGCTTCACCCCGGTGTCCAGGGCCGACGGTTACCGGCTGCGGGTCGGTAGCCTCCAGGCTTTCACCACGGTGGCGGGCGCGGAATCCAACAGCACCGCCGGTTTCGTGGTCGATGCCGACACCGCCGCCTATGCGGTGGTGGTCGCCGCGCCCGCCACTGGCCAATACGCTTTCCATCTGGCCCATCCCACCCCGCCCCGCACCCAGAGCCTGACTTGGGACCATGATTTCTATGTCAAGGATGCCCAGGCGGCCCTGCGCTTCGATAGCCGCCTGGGTTGGGCGACCGGCACGCAGGCGGCGCAGGTGCAGGTATCGTCGGACGGGGGCAAGAGCTGGCAGACCGAATATGAACAAACAGGCACCGGCGGCGCGGGCGAATCCGGCTATGTGGCCCGCCAAGTGTCCTTGCAAGCCTACGCCGGGCGGACGGTGCGGCTACGGTTCGCCTATGCCTTCAAGGGCGGTTCCTATTACCCACAGACCGGCGTGGGCATCGGCTGGCAGTTGGACAATATCCGCCTGGGCAACACCGCCGAACTCACCGGGCAGACCACGACCGACCAGGGGAAGATTTCCAGCCTGGTCTATACCCCGACGGCCAGCGGCCAATACCTATTGCAACTCCAGGCGACCGCTTTCGGTGCCTATCCCTTGGAATGGGGACCGGGCTTCTTGATCCAGGTCGCGCCCTGACCCGGTTGTGGGGTGGATGGCCCCGGCGCGATCCACCCCGGCCCGCCGCGCCCGGTTCCACCCGACACACGGAGAATTCACGACATCGCCTGTCGGCTTGCCGACAAGCCTGTCGCGCCCGTTCCCAGGGTCCGGCCCCCGATCCGACGGCCTTTGCCGGGCCGGGGTCCACGGCACCGAACTTGCTCGACAGCCATTCCACCATCCCATCATCGAGGACATTCCATGAACGAGCTATTCGCGATCTGCCGCACCATAGAAATCGAGGAGGAACAAGGCCACGGCTACTGGCTGTCGCGCCGCTACGAAAACGGCGAGGTGAAACCCTGGCCGATCTTGATCACCCGCAAGGGCAACAACTTTTTCGGCTTCGAGAACGCCTGCCCGCATACCGGCCAGCGCTTGGATACCACGCCGGGGCAGTTCATGGACGAGGAGGGGAATTTCCTGAATTGCGGCAGGCACCATGCCCAGTTCGACCTGGATACCGGCAAATGCTTCATCGGTCCCTGCCAGGGGAAATACCTGACCCCGGTCGAATTGGTGATCGACGATGGCGATGTCTGCGTGACCGGGGTGGAGTTGGAGGATTAGCGATTAATAAAGGCGATTTCCGAAGGGGTGCGCGCCGCGCCGGGCTTTTTTCTGGAAATCGCCCAAAACCCCGCCCGGTGCTTTGGCTGGCTCCAAGCCTTTCATTTCACCCCGAACACCTCGCCCCGCGCCGGAAACGGCAAGCGCCCGCCTTCCGGCAACAGGAAAGCATGTTCGAAGGGAATCTCCAGACCGTCCTCGCAATAACCATCGGTAATCACCAGCACCGGGCCGCGCCGAGGGAAATCCCCGCGCCGCGCCAAGCCGCGCAGGCAATCCACGCCCGGCTGTAGCACCGTGCCGCCGCGCCCTTTCACCGTATAGCGGTCCAGCAGTTGCTCGGGTTCCACCCAACCGCCGTCGTAAGCCACCGCGTCGCAACACACCAGCCGCACGGCATAGACCTCGCGGGCGATGGCATAGCTGGCAATGGCTCCCAATGCCTTGCCCAATAATTGCGGTTGCATGGAGCCGGAGGTGTCCAGTACCACGCCGAACACCCGGCTTTTGCGCTGTTCTTCCGGCGGTTGGCAGGTGGAGGGACGCGGAATATCCGGCGTGGCATTCTGGCGGCGCGAAGGACGGGCGTAGCTGCGGCGGTATTCCGGCGGCGGGAATTGGCGGTCGAACCATTCGGCCAGCTTCACATCCCAAGGGATCGGTGGTTGCGACAGGGCGCGGATGGCCTCGGCCAGCCCGGCGGGTATCAAGCCCCGCCCGCTGGCTTGGCAACGCTCCCAACCCTGCGCCAAGGCCCGGCGGCAATAGCTTTCGGCGTCGGTGAAACCGGGGCCGCGTTCCTCGCCGAAAAAATCGCATTGCCCAAGGCCGCGCAAGGTGGCGAGCTTGCGGGCGCGGCGGATATCCCGCGCCAGCCGGTCGTAGACTTCCTCCGCCGAGAACTCGGCGAAGTCCGGGTCGAACAGCATCCCGATGACCGGCGGCGTGCCCACGCCCATTTCCTTGAGCCAGCCGTTGATGACGAAATCGCAGGCGGCATTCCACAGGAAGGGATCGCGGCCCCGGCGGCGGGAGGCATGGTTCAACCCGGCGTGCAGGAGTTCGTGGGCGAACACGAACAGGGTTTCGTCCGGCTTCAAACCCGCTGCCGGATTGATCCAGATGCGGCGAGCGCCGACATCGATGGCCGCCACCTGGATATCGTAGCGGCGGCAGGATTCCAGGTTTTCTTCGAGGTCGAAGCCCGCCGCCAACGCGCCCAGCAAGGGGTAATGATCGATCAAACGGCGCTTGGCCCGCTGCGCCGGGCTATTGGGGCGTGGGCGCTCCGGGGCGTTGCCGCCAGGATCGGCGGCGATTTCCAAGGCGCGGCCCACACCTTGGGCGATGCCTTCGGCCAGCAAATCTTTCCAATTCGGGGGCGTAACCCAAGACGGGATTTTCTCGTCCAGGTTGCAGAACACCTGCCGACCCTCGCCGCAGCAGGCTGCGCCGAACACCGTCAAGCGGGGATCGACCTTTTCCACGCACAAACTCCGAAATAACACTTCCTCACCGCCCGCCGGAATGTGTGGCGGTGGGTAGGCCAATATCTCGGGCAAGCGACCGATTTTCAAATCGCCGCAAAAGCGGTCCGCCACCAGCAAGGCCGCCAGTTCCCAAGCCGCTTGCGGCGGGCGGCCCCGCACCCAGCCAAAGCCCAGGCAGGCCAGCATCAAGGCGATGAGCCGCGCCCATTCCTCCGGCTCGGCCCGGCGCTTGGGATGCAGAAACAGATATCCCCGAGGCGTCACCGCCACCCAGCCCGATTCCGCCACATAAGCCTGATCCGTATCCGCCCGGATCGTGGCTTGTTGGACCAGGGGCAATAACACCGGATTGGCCTGGACCAGGGCGATGCCCGCTTCGCGGGCTTCCCGCGCCGGGTCGGGTTTGGCTTTTTGTCGGCTCATGACCAGAGCATTTTCAGTTTGGGTATATGGCGTAAATCGTAGGGTGGGTATGTACTCATGCCCACCTTTCCGCAGGCGTCGCGGTGGGCCGGGAATACCGGCCCACCCTACACAACTTCCCGCGCCGGGTCGGATTTGGATTTCTGGCGGCTCATGGCTGGCCTTTGTCGCGGGCGGCGAGGCGCGGCAGATCACGCGCCACTTCCACCAAGAACCAAGCCGGCAGGCGTTGGCCCTCGTCGTCCTCGGCCAGCACCGATTG includes:
- a CDS encoding CheR family methyltransferase, giving the protein MNPANTAYAYDEIDDQEFASLGRLMRHRMGLDLSPARKYLVTGRLANRLRTLNLSGYKDYLDLLETGCDEMQAAIDLLCTNETWFFREPEHFAFLRDHLLAGSARTTPPRIWSAACSSGEEPYSIAMTLAERYPDTYWEVLASDISTKVLNIAKRGIYPLSRGENIPFPLLLEHCRKGIGSCQGTLSLAPQLRERVRFLHINLNEPLPELGSFDLIFLRNVMIYFDAPTKRQVLQRVIERLRPGGYLFVGHSEVLHGLTSAVRPVRPAIYRKP
- a CDS encoding methyl-accepting chemotaxis protein, with product MTFWLLNGLWNGEGGRLRLAMHHTHTAMVILDAEFAVADVNTAAKALLGRYAEDIRALNPDFSPDTLPGSRIDRWPGIDPALPKRLRDSESGLSGFVAVGKQRFHITAIPLATRPGKITGYAIEFWYATDHLETERIGEIMRQILAGTEYAIMTCDEHFNITYANPAVLRIFEDNLEAFEKLFPGVDPRRLVGLSIDTFHQHPRHQRQLLSDPRNRSLSTTMQLADHTFRLTTFPLVHKDGRPNGFAVQWDNITDQVRGQAEIERLVEQAVAGNLAQRVDIERVGGGFKQFGENINRVLDAVVGPLHVAASYIQRIAQGDIPPAIADPYQGDFDTIKHNLNTLIGTLNDFEAAQRKIWDEHKAGAIDYIIPAERFNGVYARIAGSINELVASHIAVKMRVVEVVKQYAEGDFSQDMDRLPGKKGQITAAIDGVKANLQAMQAEIMRLVEAALQGKLAARADAAKFKHSFKDMVEGINQTLDAVIGPLNVAADYVDRIAKGDIPPKIADNYQGDFNVLKHNLNTLVGTLNDFETAQRKIWDEHAAGAIDYAIPAERFNGVYARIAGSINELVASHIAVKMRVVEVVKQYAEGDFSQDMDRLPGKKGQITAAIDGVKANLQAMQAEIMRLVEAALQGKLAARADAAKFKHSFKDMVEGINQTLDAVIGPLNVAANYVDRIAKGDIPPKIADNYQGDFNVLKHNLNLAIDNVNALIADADMLSKAALEGRLETRADAAKHQGGYRRIVEGVNQTLDSVIGPVNEVMRLLTLIERGDLTEKIDETYQGKLRQLRDSVNNTVDKLSGIIAEVRQASDALVSATEQVNATAQAFSQATTEQSASVEETGASVEQMAVSIRQNADNAHATENIANESAKEASEGGDAVLLTVQAMKLIASKIGIVDDIAYQTNLLALNAAIEAARAGEHGKGFAVVAAEVRKLAERSQVAALEISQLATDSVERAELAGRLLARMVPAIGKTSDLVQEIAAASREQSSGVEQINLAMNQLRKVTQQNASSGEELASTAQDMSNQAEQLGRLMGFFRVGNDTGMAMDRLVPRAGPPPKTKPRGHAAESPVNEREYIRF
- a CDS encoding vWA domain-containing protein, whose amino-acid sequence is MSRQKAKPDPAREAREAGIALVQANPVLLPLVQQATIRADTDQAYVAESGWVAVTPRGYLFLHPKRRAEPEEWARLIALMLACLGFGWVRGRPPQAAWELAALLVADRFCGDLKIGRLPEILAYPPPHIPAGGEEVLFRSLCVEKVDPRLTVFGAACCGEGRQVFCNLDEKIPSWVTPPNWKDLLAEGIAQGVGRALEIAADPGGNAPERPRPNSPAQRAKRRLIDHYPLLGALAAGFDLEENLESCRRYDIQVAAIDVGARRIWINPAAGLKPDETLFVFAHELLHAGLNHASRRRGRDPFLWNAACDFVINGWLKEMGVGTPPVIGMLFDPDFAEFSAEEVYDRLARDIRRARKLATLRGLGQCDFFGEERGPGFTDAESYCRRALAQGWERCQASGRGLIPAGLAEAIRALSQPPIPWDVKLAEWFDRQFPPPEYRRSYARPSRRQNATPDIPRPSTCQPPEEQRKSRVFGVVLDTSGSMQPQLLGKALGAIASYAIAREVYAVRLVCCDAVAYDGGWVEPEQLLDRYTVKGRGGTVLQPGVDCLRGLARRGDFPRRGPVLVITDGYCEDGLEIPFEHAFLLPEGGRLPFPARGEVFGVK
- a CDS encoding CAP domain-containing protein; this encodes MPSFYPSHRLRSLSIALILAVQAGGAEAGRTGGFAVNIPKNREDARNFYNAVYAASEGVAMGWTGQLAGCKPGKVSTDYLKAGLTRVNYFRAMAGVPAAVTFLADYNAKAQQAALMMLANQTLNHYPPASWTCYTVDGATAAGSSNLAAGNAGAASIDMYMNDAGTASLGHRRWVFYPQTKNMGQGSVADASKPAYKQASALWVFDGHGGDARPTTRDGFVAWPPKGYVPYGLIYPDWSISYPKADFSQAGVAVSRGGTAIPVTVSHPGNGYGENTLSFRLGTAIVPTAADQVFRVSVTNVLVGGVAQSFVYDVKAFDPQVKTAASVTPVLSGNAQPALNQAETYGFTPVSRADGYRLRVGSLQAFTTVAGAESNSTAGFVVDADTAAYAVVVAAPATGQYAFHLAHPTPPRTQSLTWDHDFYVKDAQAALRFDSRLGWATGTQAAQVQVSSDGGKSWQTEYEQTGTGGAGESGYVARQVSLQAYAGRTVRLRFAYAFKGGSYYPQTGVGIGWQLDNIRLGNTAELTGQTTTDQGKISSLVYTPTASGQYLLQLQATAFGAYPLEWGPGFLIQVAP
- a CDS encoding Rieske (2Fe-2S) protein, whose product is MNELFAICRTIEIEEEQGHGYWLSRRYENGEVKPWPILITRKGNNFFGFENACPHTGQRLDTTPGQFMDEEGNFLNCGRHHAQFDLDTGKCFIGPCQGKYLTPVELVIDDGDVCVTGVELED